Proteins encoded together in one candidate division WOR-3 bacterium window:
- the rpsA gene encoding 30S ribosomal protein S1, with product MSESLNKSSESRIASGDVYADCFPCYREGEIVTGTIIKRLPNAVLVDIGLKAEGILPIDEFRNPEEAVEGRQVQVYIDALEDKEGFPVISKKKADFQLAWETIKQKSEQGEPVDAVVLRRVKGGLAVDVLGLDAFLPGSQVDMRPVANLDALVGKMFEVKILSVNWHKKNIVVSRRALLEERQAALRQELLSKLNVGDVIEGTVKTITEFGAFIDIGGVDALLHISDLAWVKVVHPSEVVQVGDRLKVKVLSADMNTGRITVGLKQLTPHPWEKVEEKYQIGSRVKGRVTTLAEYGAFVELEKGIEGLIHISEMSWTKTIHHPAQILSVDQEVEAVVLNIDKENRRISLGLKQTMPDPWSLIEERYQVGQRVTGKVKALKDFGAFVELEEGIEGLIHNGDLSWTKKVKHPREVVKKGQTVETIILEIDKENRRISLGLKQTQEDPFYRLTQEMKEGDIVKARILDIPKPGIVVGLNYGIEGFVPLSQLAQGAGKKVKESYQIGQELELKVLRIDLNNRRVILSEKALQPRFKQEEETEEVIEEELPPDKFTLEDHLRDIEGL from the coding sequence ATGAGTGAAAGTCTTAATAAGAGCAGTGAATCACGGATAGCATCGGGAGATGTTTACGCCGATTGTTTCCCGTGTTATCGGGAAGGTGAGATTGTTACCGGCACGATCATTAAGAGGTTACCCAACGCGGTGCTGGTAGATATCGGTCTGAAGGCAGAAGGTATTTTGCCGATTGATGAGTTCCGTAATCCTGAGGAAGCGGTTGAGGGACGACAGGTGCAGGTGTATATTGACGCACTGGAGGATAAGGAAGGTTTTCCAGTTATCTCCAAGAAAAAGGCGGATTTTCAGCTGGCATGGGAGACGATCAAGCAGAAGTCAGAGCAGGGTGAGCCGGTTGATGCGGTGGTTTTGCGCCGGGTGAAGGGTGGACTGGCGGTTGATGTTTTAGGACTGGACGCCTTTTTACCCGGTTCCCAGGTTGATATGCGGCCGGTGGCAAATCTTGATGCTCTGGTGGGTAAAATGTTTGAGGTGAAGATTCTGTCGGTAAACTGGCACAAGAAGAATATCGTCGTGTCACGGCGGGCGCTGCTTGAGGAACGGCAGGCGGCGTTGCGTCAGGAGTTGCTGTCGAAACTAAATGTCGGCGATGTGATTGAGGGAACGGTTAAGACGATAACGGAGTTTGGGGCTTTTATCGATATCGGCGGTGTTGATGCTCTGCTCCACATTTCAGACTTAGCATGGGTTAAGGTTGTTCATCCCAGTGAGGTGGTGCAGGTGGGCGATAGGTTGAAAGTGAAGGTGCTTTCGGCCGATATGAACACGGGTCGGATTACGGTGGGGTTGAAGCAGCTGACACCACATCCCTGGGAGAAGGTCGAGGAGAAGTATCAGATTGGTTCCCGGGTGAAAGGTCGGGTGACAACTCTGGCGGAGTACGGGGCTTTTGTGGAACTGGAAAAGGGCATTGAAGGGCTAATTCATATCTCGGAAATGTCCTGGACGAAGACGATTCACCATCCGGCACAGATTCTTTCAGTTGACCAGGAGGTGGAGGCGGTTGTTTTGAATATTGACAAGGAGAATCGCCGGATTTCACTGGGTTTGAAGCAGACGATGCCCGACCCCTGGTCGCTGATTGAGGAACGCTATCAGGTGGGGCAGCGGGTTACGGGCAAGGTGAAGGCGTTAAAGGATTTTGGGGCGTTTGTTGAATTGGAGGAGGGTATTGAGGGTTTGATTCACAATGGCGACCTATCCTGGACGAAGAAGGTTAAACATCCGCGCGAGGTGGTAAAGAAGGGACAGACGGTGGAGACGATTATTCTCGAAATTGATAAGGAGAACCGTCGGATTTCACTCGGTTTAAAGCAGACGCAGGAAGACCCATTCTACCGACTGACTCAGGAGATGAAGGAGGGTGATATTGTCAAGGCGCGGATCCTTGATATTCCCAAACCCGGAATTGTTGTCGGGCTGAACTACGGAATTGAAGGGTTTGTGCCGTTGAGCCAGTTAGCCCAGGGTGCGGGGAAAAAGGTGAAGGAGAGTTATCAGATTGGCCAGGAGTTGGAGTTGAAGGTGCTGCGGATTGATCTTAACAACCGTCGGGTGATTTTAAGTGAAAAGGCGCTTCAGCCCCGTTTCAAGCAGGAAGAGGAGACGGAAGAGGTCATTGAAGAAGAGTTACCTCCAGACAAGTTTACCCTTGAAGACCATCTGCGCGATATTGAGGGTCTTTAG
- the uvrB gene encoding excinuclease ABC subunit UvrB, protein MSRGFKLRAPFKPAGDQPEAIERLVRFIETGARFSTLLGVTGSGKTFVMANCIARLNRPTIVISHNKTLAAQLYGEFKQFFPENAVEYFISYYDYYQPEAYVPEHDLYIEKDASINEEIERLRLRATSSLIERRDVIIVASVSCIYNLGEPWEFKEALFPIELNRELSREDLLEHLVKLQYTRNDFELKRSTFRVRGDVVEIHPSHRDYGVRCEFDGDRVARLSIFDILTGDLIERRERVVIYPARHFVTGEQRVERALKSIEEELHQRVVELEAQGKLLEAQRLKTRTKFDLEMIKEFGYCPGIENYSRHFLGKPPGARPYCLLDYFPADYLMFIDESHVTVPQIKGMFNGDRARKQVLVDYGFRLPSCLDNRPLRFDEFEQLINQVVFTSATPGDYELTISQNRVAELIVRPTGLVDPKLTVKPTQNQIDDLINEIRIRVGRQERVLVTTLTKRMAEDLADYLTEMGIRVRYLHSEIEPIERVDILRRLRLGEFDVLIGINLLREGLDLPEVSLVAVLDADKEGFLRDARSLIQTAGRAARNVRGEVILYADNLTRSIRNALAETERRRQKQIEFNNLHGIVPRSIEKTAAEVRETTAVADAKQETEPLEDEKWLAAEGKNPLELLAQLEKEMTSAAQALEFEKAAKLRDRIRELRQKIEDEEWKKARRKRLKRR, encoded by the coding sequence ATGAGCAGGGGTTTCAAACTCCGGGCACCATTCAAACCCGCCGGTGACCAGCCAGAAGCAATCGAACGGCTTGTCCGGTTCATCGAAACCGGCGCCCGCTTCTCCACCCTTTTAGGGGTAACCGGCTCGGGCAAAACCTTCGTGATGGCAAACTGTATCGCCCGGCTCAACCGTCCCACCATCGTCATTTCCCACAACAAAACCCTTGCCGCCCAGCTCTATGGCGAATTCAAACAGTTCTTTCCGGAAAATGCGGTAGAGTACTTTATCTCCTATTACGACTACTATCAGCCCGAAGCCTATGTCCCGGAACACGACCTTTATATAGAAAAAGACGCATCCATCAATGAAGAAATTGAAAGATTACGACTTCGGGCCACCTCCAGTTTAATCGAACGGCGCGATGTCATTATTGTCGCATCGGTCTCCTGTATCTACAACCTCGGTGAGCCCTGGGAGTTCAAAGAGGCCCTTTTCCCAATAGAACTCAACCGGGAGTTAAGCCGGGAAGACCTATTGGAACACCTGGTCAAACTCCAGTACACTCGCAACGACTTTGAATTAAAAAGGTCCACTTTTCGCGTCCGGGGGGATGTCGTTGAAATCCACCCCTCGCATCGCGACTACGGAGTCCGCTGCGAGTTTGATGGCGACCGGGTTGCTCGGCTGAGCATCTTTGACATCCTCACCGGGGACTTAATCGAACGCCGGGAACGAGTCGTAATCTACCCCGCAAGGCACTTCGTTACCGGAGAGCAACGGGTTGAGCGGGCACTAAAATCTATTGAAGAGGAGCTGCACCAGCGAGTTGTGGAACTGGAAGCCCAGGGCAAACTACTTGAGGCGCAACGCTTGAAGACCCGCACAAAGTTTGACCTTGAGATGATAAAAGAGTTCGGCTACTGCCCGGGGATTGAAAACTACTCGCGTCACTTTTTAGGTAAACCACCGGGTGCCAGACCCTACTGTCTCCTTGACTACTTTCCTGCCGACTATCTAATGTTCATTGACGAATCCCATGTAACGGTTCCCCAGATTAAGGGAATGTTCAACGGCGACCGCGCCCGTAAACAGGTTCTCGTCGATTACGGATTTCGCCTTCCTTCCTGTCTTGACAACCGCCCATTAAGGTTCGACGAATTTGAGCAACTAATCAATCAGGTGGTCTTCACCTCCGCAACGCCGGGCGACTATGAACTCACCATAAGTCAGAATCGGGTCGCTGAACTTATTGTTCGGCCCACCGGACTGGTGGACCCGAAATTAACGGTCAAACCAACCCAAAACCAGATTGACGACCTGATTAACGAAATCCGCATTCGGGTTGGCCGGCAGGAAAGAGTTCTCGTCACCACTTTAACCAAAAGAATGGCGGAAGACCTTGCCGACTATCTAACCGAAATGGGCATCCGGGTCCGCTATCTTCATTCGGAAATTGAGCCCATTGAACGAGTTGACATTCTCCGTCGTTTGCGTCTTGGTGAGTTTGATGTTCTAATTGGCATCAACCTATTACGCGAAGGACTGGATTTGCCCGAGGTGTCCCTTGTTGCTGTGCTTGACGCCGACAAAGAAGGTTTTCTCCGTGACGCCCGTTCCCTGATTCAAACTGCGGGCCGGGCAGCGCGCAATGTCCGGGGCGAAGTTATCCTCTATGCCGATAACCTCACCCGCTCAATACGCAACGCCCTCGCCGAAACCGAGCGCCGTCGGCAAAAGCAGATTGAGTTCAACAATCTCCACGGAATCGTGCCGCGCTCAATCGAAAAGACCGCGGCAGAGGTCCGGGAAACCACCGCAGTTGCTGACGCTAAACAGGAAACCGAACCTCTTGAGGACGAAAAGTGGCTCGCCGCCGAAGGGAAGAACCCGCTCGAGCTGCTCGCACAACTGGAAAAAGAGATGACCTCGGCGGCACAGGCGCTGGAGTTCGAGAAGGCAGCAAAACTGCGTGATCGAATCCGGGAACTAAGACAGAAGATTGAAGACGAAGAATGGAAAAAGGCGCGGCGCAAAAGGCTGAAGCGGCGTTAA
- the cmk gene encoding (d)CMP kinase: MKGKGFVVAIDGPAGSGKSTTARLCAQRLGFFYLDTGAMYRAITLKVLKSGVDIRDGQALKRLLNSTNVDVVWCRGKLQVKLDGQDVSESIRSPEVSERVSEVSAIKAVREKMVEEQRRLAKGKNVVCEGRDIGSVVFPEAQLKVFLDCDLEERVKRRKKELNGGKSTRIGMGVVKKNILKRDRIDSQRSVSPLRRVPEAILIDTTHLTVAEQVAVVCALAQQRLAGR; the protein is encoded by the coding sequence GTGAAGGGAAAGGGGTTTGTTGTTGCAATCGATGGACCGGCGGGGTCCGGAAAGTCAACAACGGCGCGGTTGTGCGCGCAAAGGCTGGGCTTTTTTTATCTCGATACCGGGGCGATGTATCGGGCGATAACTTTGAAGGTGCTGAAAAGTGGGGTTGACATCAGGGACGGGCAGGCGTTGAAGCGGTTGCTCAATTCAACGAATGTTGATGTGGTGTGGTGCAGAGGTAAATTGCAGGTAAAGCTGGACGGACAGGATGTGAGCGAGTCGATAAGAAGCCCGGAGGTGAGCGAGCGGGTTTCCGAGGTGAGTGCGATTAAGGCGGTACGGGAAAAGATGGTTGAGGAGCAGCGCCGTCTGGCAAAGGGTAAGAATGTGGTGTGTGAAGGGCGGGATATCGGCAGCGTTGTTTTTCCCGAGGCGCAGTTAAAGGTTTTTCTCGATTGTGACCTTGAGGAACGGGTAAAACGGCGGAAAAAAGAACTCAATGGAGGCAAGAGCACAAGAATCGGGATGGGTGTGGTAAAGAAGAACATCCTGAAGCGGGACCGGATTGATTCGCAGCGGAGCGTTTCTCCTTTACGCCGGGTACCGGAGGCAATTTTGATTGATACCACCCATTTGACAGTTGCAGAGCAGGTGGCGGTGGTTTGTGCGCTGGCACAGCAGCGCCTGGCAGGAAGGTGA
- a CDS encoding 1-acyl-sn-glycerol-3-phosphate acyltransferase — MRLRWWLTWVLTYPLAKLFLGLRVSGRKHLVTGGQIIAANHTSNFDPLILGWAAAREVYFLAKEELFRYRPFAWLIRSWNALPVGRGGVDMKAIRCCGAILRRNRTLILFPEGTRSRTGEIGEFKPGVGMLSVVYRVPVVPARISGVTRSIVSYWFDRDFVRAGLRTKPHRRGVIEVRFGPPIYPDGYEANRTGYELLTAELFRRLQALGES; from the coding sequence ATGAGGCTGCGGTGGTGGTTGACCTGGGTTTTGACTTATCCCCTGGCAAAGCTTTTTCTGGGGTTGCGGGTTTCGGGACGGAAGCATCTGGTTACAGGCGGGCAGATTATTGCGGCAAATCACACATCTAACTTTGACCCTTTGATTCTGGGTTGGGCTGCGGCACGAGAGGTTTATTTTCTTGCCAAAGAGGAACTTTTTCGGTATCGACCTTTTGCCTGGCTAATTAGGAGTTGGAATGCGCTGCCGGTTGGTCGCGGCGGCGTGGATATGAAGGCGATAAGGTGCTGCGGGGCGATTTTGCGGCGGAATCGGACACTGATTTTGTTTCCTGAGGGAACGAGGAGTAGAACCGGCGAAATTGGGGAGTTTAAACCCGGGGTCGGGATGCTGTCGGTTGTGTATCGGGTACCCGTTGTACCTGCCCGAATTTCCGGCGTGACGCGGTCAATCGTTAGTTATTGGTTTGACCGGGATTTTGTAAGGGCCGGGTTAAGGACGAAGCCCCATCGGCGTGGCGTAATAGAGGTGCGGTTTGGTCCGCCCATTTACCCGGATGGTTACGAGGCAAATCGAACCGGTTATGAACTCCTGACCGCCGAACTTTTTAGACGGCTCCAGGCTTTAGGAGAAAGTTAG
- a CDS encoding Crp/Fnr family transcriptional regulator: protein MDTNSLKSFLKGIEGFERLADGELEQVVRIARVGSVKAGEAIDVQGAPADKFYILISGRLAVVLTLDFGVAHQTYQLTTLGPGQMFAWSGLVGNPYYTAGSRAITDCSYLEFDVKELERLFEEDPRLGYVLMRLVARTIASRLRHMQLQLAQMYALRESVE from the coding sequence ATGGATACCAATAGCCTGAAAAGTTTTCTCAAAGGTATTGAGGGGTTTGAACGTTTGGCGGATGGGGAACTGGAACAGGTGGTGCGTATCGCCCGCGTAGGTTCGGTTAAAGCGGGAGAGGCGATTGATGTCCAGGGGGCGCCGGCGGATAAGTTTTACATTCTAATTTCAGGGCGACTGGCGGTTGTTCTGACACTGGATTTCGGGGTGGCTCACCAGACCTATCAGTTGACGACACTGGGACCGGGGCAGATGTTTGCCTGGTCGGGATTGGTTGGAAACCCCTATTACACCGCCGGCAGTCGGGCGATTACCGATTGCAGTTATCTGGAGTTTGATGTAAAGGAGCTGGAGCGTTTGTTTGAGGAGGACCCAAGGTTGGGCTATGTGCTGATGCGGCTGGTGGCACGGACGATTGCGTCGCGGTTGCGCCATATGCAGTTACAACTGGCACAGATGTACGCGCTGCGGGAGTCGGTGGAGTGA
- the ispH gene encoding 4-hydroxy-3-methylbut-2-enyl diphosphate reductase, whose amino-acid sequence MPRVIVAKPTGFCFGVERAVTLAREGLKRFGKVYTFGQLVHNPQVLDELSRAGIKAVRKLDEVRDGALVIRAHGCPPEVFKECEKRGIEVIDATCPYVRRVQEVARRLAAEGYQVVVVGERNHPEVRAILAAAGEGAKVFSPRIKLAGRVGIVAQTTVGRERLKEAVANSLNFRYNEIRVFDTVCAEVVARQEAVLRLAKRVDAIVVVGGKNSANTRRLAEIARSTRKPVVHLTGASGLNLRRWGRFKVIGIVAGASTPARVVEEIARTVRNSGCDKQPSLRRSDSNE is encoded by the coding sequence ATGCCCAGGGTGATAGTTGCAAAACCAACCGGATTTTGCTTTGGAGTTGAAAGAGCGGTTACCCTGGCAAGAGAGGGGTTGAAACGGTTTGGGAAGGTTTATACATTCGGGCAACTGGTTCACAATCCGCAAGTACTGGATGAACTGTCCCGTGCCGGAATAAAGGCGGTGCGTAAACTTGATGAGGTGCGGGATGGGGCACTGGTGATCAGGGCACATGGGTGTCCACCCGAAGTTTTTAAAGAGTGTGAAAAAAGAGGAATTGAGGTGATTGATGCAACCTGTCCTTATGTGCGCCGTGTTCAGGAGGTTGCCCGGCGGCTTGCAGCAGAAGGTTATCAGGTTGTTGTCGTTGGCGAAAGAAATCATCCTGAAGTCAGGGCGATTCTTGCTGCTGCGGGTGAGGGGGCAAAGGTGTTTTCCCCCCGAATTAAATTAGCGGGCAGGGTTGGAATTGTGGCACAGACAACGGTCGGTCGGGAGCGGCTGAAAGAAGCAGTTGCCAATTCGCTTAATTTTCGCTATAATGAAATCCGGGTTTTCGACACCGTCTGTGCCGAAGTTGTAGCACGGCAGGAAGCGGTTTTACGGCTGGCAAAGCGGGTTGATGCGATTGTTGTGGTAGGAGGAAAAAACAGTGCCAATACCCGGCGTCTGGCAGAGATTGCCCGCTCAACCAGGAAACCGGTGGTCCATCTAACCGGTGCTTCGGGGTTGAATTTAAGGCGCTGGGGTCGATTTAAGGTAATCGGAATCGTGGCGGGTGCATCGACTCCGGCCAGAGTGGTGGAAGAAATCGCCCGAACAGTTAGAAATTCTGGTTGTGATAAACAACCAAGTTTAAGGAGGTCTGATAGTAATGAGTGA